In Alkalihalobacillus sp. FSL W8-0930, a single window of DNA contains:
- a CDS encoding rhomboid family intramembrane serine protease yields MFIRNESFYSFRKNYPVVTILVAIHLVLFLWVNFFPYGNQVFYFLIGSNLQVMFGEFWRLITPIFLHQGLMHVVFNSFSLVIFGPAIERILGTVKFTAVYLLSGILANIATYYLGAITYLHLGASGAIFGLFGVLVYMIWARKDLIDRANSQLVITITIIALVMTFVNPGINILAHLFGFLAGMALAPLFTIGAKPYQARHYNRHVHDSEEPSFNPNRWANQKKKKQKKKIIWIVVAVIVVGLMILRFME; encoded by the coding sequence ATGTTCATACGCAACGAAAGCTTTTATTCATTTAGAAAAAATTATCCTGTTGTCACGATCTTAGTTGCCATTCATTTGGTTTTGTTTTTATGGGTCAACTTCTTTCCATATGGAAATCAGGTATTCTACTTTTTGATCGGAAGTAACCTTCAAGTGATGTTTGGAGAATTTTGGCGACTTATTACACCGATCTTCTTACATCAGGGTTTAATGCACGTGGTGTTTAATTCATTTTCCCTTGTGATCTTCGGCCCGGCCATTGAACGGATACTCGGAACCGTAAAGTTTACAGCCGTTTATTTACTATCTGGAATTCTTGCGAATATCGCCACGTATTACTTAGGCGCCATTACGTATCTTCATTTAGGGGCATCTGGTGCCATCTTTGGGTTGTTTGGCGTACTTGTTTATATGATATGGGCCCGCAAAGACCTCATTGACCGTGCAAATTCTCAACTTGTTATAACCATCACCATTATTGCGTTAGTTATGACGTTTGTAAACCCAGGTATCAACATCCTTGCCCACCTATTTGGATTTCTTGCTGGTATGGCTCTTGCTCCCCTTTTCACAATTGGAGCCAAGCCTTATCAAGCGAGACATTACAATCGACACGTGCATGATAGCGAGGAGCCTAGCTTTAACCCAAACCGCTGGGCCAATCAAAAAAAGAAAA
- the alr gene encoding alanine racemase, which yields MDSYYRDTWVEVNLSAIEQNVRSLAHVYQNQQTTIMAVVKADGYGHGAVPVAKAAIASGATYLGVAILDEALELREAGITEPILVLGRVRPTDAAVAAKHHIAVTVFAKEWLVSAKDLLDPSNPLTIHVKCDTGMGRLGITDSLEVKEMALIIRESNTFHLEGMFTHFATADELDTTYYQEQFQQFQQYIQQVEEENLSIPLIHCANSAAALRFPGRAFNMVRFGISMYGLSPSPEIQDQLPFPLEPAFELKTRLAQVKKLVGGKAISYGATYVTETDEWIGTLPIGYADGWIRAHSTNGGTVLVDGEELPFVGRICMDQCMIRLNSIKEEGTIVTLIGQDHGKEISMDTVARRLDTINYEIPCIISKRVPRHYFKDGKLVSVKNQI from the coding sequence ATGGATTCCTATTATCGTGATACATGGGTGGAAGTTAATCTTTCCGCTATTGAACAAAATGTGCGCTCCCTGGCGCATGTTTATCAAAATCAACAGACAACCATTATGGCAGTGGTAAAAGCAGATGGCTATGGTCACGGCGCAGTGCCTGTGGCAAAAGCAGCGATCGCTAGCGGCGCAACCTATTTAGGTGTAGCCATATTAGATGAGGCCCTTGAATTGCGCGAGGCTGGAATAACAGAACCAATTCTTGTACTTGGACGCGTCAGGCCAACCGATGCGGCTGTGGCTGCGAAGCATCATATAGCTGTGACGGTGTTTGCAAAAGAATGGCTTGTTAGTGCAAAGGATCTTTTGGACCCATCAAATCCTTTAACCATTCACGTGAAGTGTGATACCGGAATGGGGCGTTTGGGAATAACAGACTCATTAGAAGTAAAAGAAATGGCGCTGATCATTCGCGAGTCAAATACGTTTCATCTGGAAGGAATGTTCACTCATTTTGCAACAGCAGATGAGCTGGATACCACCTATTATCAGGAGCAATTTCAACAGTTTCAGCAATATATCCAACAGGTAGAGGAAGAGAATCTGTCTATTCCGTTGATACATTGTGCTAATAGTGCAGCAGCGTTGCGTTTTCCGGGGCGTGCCTTTAATATGGTGCGATTTGGGATCTCTATGTATGGCTTAAGTCCATCCCCTGAGATTCAGGATCAGCTCCCGTTTCCACTAGAGCCGGCATTCGAGCTCAAAACAAGGCTTGCTCAAGTAAAGAAGCTAGTGGGAGGAAAGGCCATAAGCTACGGCGCCACATATGTAACTGAAACGGATGAATGGATCGGAACCCTGCCTATTGGCTATGCCGATGGATGGATCAGAGCCCATTCAACGAACGGAGGGACCGTTTTAGTGGATGGTGAAGAGCTGCCTTTTGTTGGAAGGATTTGCATGGACCAATGTATGATCCGGTTAAATTCAATAAAAGAAGAAGGTACGATTGTCACATTAATTGGACAGGACCATGGCAAGGAAATTTCAATGGACACAGTCGCACGAAGGCTTGATACCATTAATTATGAAATCCCTTGTATCATTAGTAAACGAGTGCCAAGACACTACTTTAAAGATGGGAAGTTAGTCTCTGTTAAGAACCAAATTTAA
- the acpS gene encoding holo-ACP synthase, whose amino-acid sequence MIHGIGVDIIELSRIERAMKRNARFVERILTTQERAALQTMSDSRKIEYVAGRFAAKEAFVKASGIKEVSWMDVEILNASTGKPTMTGPIHEIIHLSISHSQAYAVAQVIIEAKSF is encoded by the coding sequence ATGATTCACGGAATAGGTGTTGATATTATTGAGCTTTCGCGGATTGAACGGGCGATGAAACGAAATGCCCGATTTGTCGAGCGTATCTTAACAACACAGGAACGAGCTGCACTTCAAACCATGTCTGATTCAAGAAAAATAGAATATGTAGCAGGACGGTTTGCTGCAAAAGAGGCTTTTGTAAAAGCTTCTGGCATAAAAGAGGTATCATGGATGGATGTTGAAATCTTAAATGCTTCCACTGGTAAGCCGACGATGACCGGGCCCATTCATGAAATCATTCACTTATCCATTTCACATAGTCAAGCATATGCGGTTGCACAGGTAATTATAGAAGCGAAATCTTTCTGA
- a CDS encoding ribbon-helix-helix protein, CopG family, producing the protein MKDQQFKDITVTLPQQLLNEVDALLEQENLNRSEFISRATKTYIMEKQQSQIRESMQQGYMEMAKINLTIASEAFLAEEEADLTLVRLVSGV; encoded by the coding sequence ATGAAGGATCAACAATTTAAGGATATTACCGTTACGTTACCCCAACAATTGTTAAACGAGGTGGATGCATTGTTAGAACAGGAAAACCTTAACAGAAGTGAATTTATCTCTAGAGCAACCAAAACGTATATTATGGAAAAACAACAATCCCAAATTCGCGAATCGATGCAGCAAGGTTACATGGAGATGGCAAAAATTAATCTGACAATTGCATCAGAGGCTTTTCTTGCGGAGGAGGAAGCGGATCTAACCCTTGTTCGTTTAGTAAGTGGGGTGTAG
- a CDS encoding outer membrane lipoprotein carrier protein LolA → MKRVSWFFLVSVLMMIVLAGCGEKTQEDVLEDLGTTLEELTGYKAKATMQLETGNEPQTYDVEVWYQKEGFYRVMLNNKDKDQSQIILRNDDGVFVLTPALNKSFRFQSDWPKTTSQSYLYESLVADILTDQERVFSQDEDHYTFETATNYQNKNLNKQQIQLNKKDLSPVKVEILDNEQSPLVTLDFTEFDKNATFNDDDFEMERNMTGAQLSEPTLASGQEDEMEILYPMYVPDGTSASASIEVETEDGTSYVQEYTGDKSFTLIQSQADAVPASTTFTNMAEGQPVDLGFTIGVQTGDALIWSHGGSEFYLASSDLGAEEMASVARSVYGTTEK, encoded by the coding sequence ATGAAACGAGTTAGCTGGTTCTTCCTGGTGAGCGTGTTAATGATGATCGTGCTTGCTGGTTGTGGTGAGAAAACACAAGAGGACGTCTTAGAGGATTTGGGAACAACACTTGAGGAGTTAACAGGGTATAAAGCAAAGGCGACAATGCAGCTTGAGACGGGCAATGAACCTCAAACCTATGATGTAGAGGTCTGGTATCAGAAGGAAGGGTTCTACAGAGTGATGCTCAACAACAAGGACAAGGATCAAAGTCAAATTATCCTGCGTAATGATGATGGGGTCTTTGTATTAACACCTGCATTAAATAAAAGCTTCCGTTTCCAAAGTGATTGGCCAAAAACAACAAGCCAAAGTTATTTATATGAGTCTTTAGTGGCTGATATCTTAACAGATCAAGAGCGCGTCTTCTCTCAAGATGAGGATCATTACACATTTGAAACAGCAACCAATTATCAAAACAAGAATTTAAACAAGCAACAAATTCAATTAAACAAAAAAGATCTAAGCCCAGTAAAAGTAGAGATTCTAGATAACGAGCAATCTCCACTAGTCACACTTGATTTTACAGAGTTTGATAAAAACGCGACGTTTAATGATGATGATTTTGAAATGGAACGGAACATGACGGGTGCACAATTGTCTGAGCCGACACTCGCTAGCGGTCAAGAAGATGAGATGGAGATTTTGTACCCAATGTACGTGCCTGATGGAACAAGTGCTTCTGCTTCAATAGAAGTAGAAACTGAAGATGGAACTAGTTATGTTCAGGAATACACTGGAGACAAATCGTTTACATTGATTCAGTCCCAAGCAGATGCCGTCCCAGCTTCTACCACATTTACAAACATGGCTGAAGGACAGCCGGTTGACCTAGGATTTACGATTGGTGTACAAACAGGAGATGCATTAATCTGGTCTCATGGTGGGTCTGAGTTCTATCTTGCTTCCTCTGATCTCGGGGCAGAAGAAATGGCAAGTGTTGCCCGCTCAGTTTACGGAACAACTGAAAAATAA
- a CDS encoding NAD(P)H-hydrate dehydratase: MRTVNEELIRGWMPSREGDQDTTNRDYGQVLLIGGSAGMGGSIIMSAEAAVQSGAGLTTVATDVEHHVALHTRVPEAMALPLHDLTGISEQVKKSTVIAIGPGLGLHERAVNVFRLVLASIREDQLLILDADALTLLAREKSKLRTPKVILTPHAGEWQRITDLEPEKQTDERNQEWAEQLHATVVLKGDRTRIYTEQEFFLNIQGSSAMATGGMGDCLTGIIAGLCAQSRDKVEGLVSAVYIHSLIGRDLGEHQHVVRPVQIAELLPTYIKRISSQS, translated from the coding sequence ATGAGAACAGTCAATGAAGAATTGATTAGAGGGTGGATGCCAAGTCGAGAGGGTGACCAGGATACAACAAATAGAGATTATGGTCAGGTTTTATTAATTGGCGGGAGTGCAGGGATGGGCGGCTCAATCATTATGTCGGCAGAAGCCGCGGTTCAATCAGGTGCAGGCTTAACGACTGTTGCAACAGATGTCGAGCATCATGTGGCTCTTCATACGAGAGTGCCTGAAGCGATGGCTTTACCTCTACATGACTTAACGGGTATAAGTGAGCAAGTGAAGAAGAGTACGGTGATTGCAATAGGGCCTGGACTAGGGTTACACGAACGCGCGGTGAACGTGTTTCGACTTGTTCTAGCGAGCATAAGAGAAGATCAACTCCTTATCCTTGATGCGGACGCATTAACCTTACTTGCTCGTGAAAAAAGCAAGCTGCGTACTCCAAAGGTGATCCTAACCCCTCATGCTGGTGAATGGCAGAGAATAACAGACTTAGAGCCAGAAAAACAAACCGACGAACGGAATCAGGAGTGGGCTGAACAGCTTCACGCAACGGTTGTCCTAAAAGGAGACCGAACTCGCATCTATACAGAACAAGAATTCTTTTTAAATATTCAAGGATCATCAGCCATGGCTACTGGAGGGATGGGTGACTGCCTAACAGGGATCATTGCCGGGCTATGTGCGCAATCGCGTGACAAGGTAGAAGGTCTAGTCTCAGCTGTTTACATCCATTCGCTCATAGGCAGAGATCTAGGGGAACATCAGCATGTAGTCCGCCCTGTACAGATCGCGGAGCTGCTGCCAACTTATATAAAAAGGATATCGAGTCAATCATAA